In Nitrospirota bacterium, one genomic interval encodes:
- the flgA gene encoding flagellar basal body P-ring formation protein FlgA, which yields MRDKNVLAIAMGALLLTLCLVFLIVTLTDAATLQIDDVLKAFIKENYPWAEVDIADIILSDEPSTGQPERILVEKGLPNKTVFVLEYKDGKRITASANVRTFDWAVMTRRAFKKGYMLQKEDVYTALMESSRIPKDAIRVGDQVVGTVMSRSVMGNVPLVAVMVQESQLLKRGRRVMIVAEAEGFSIFAKGELRENSRVGHDVKVVNLDSKKIIVGRLINENTVKVVF from the coding sequence ATGAGAGACAAAAACGTATTGGCGATTGCGATGGGCGCTCTGTTGCTGACGCTCTGCCTTGTGTTTCTGATCGTAACGCTTACGGATGCTGCTACGCTGCAGATCGATGATGTCCTGAAGGCATTTATAAAAGAGAACTACCCGTGGGCTGAAGTGGATATCGCAGATATCATTTTGAGTGATGAACCTTCCACGGGGCAGCCTGAGAGAATCCTGGTGGAAAAAGGACTCCCGAACAAGACTGTCTTTGTCCTTGAATACAAAGATGGGAAAAGAATAACTGCCTCTGCCAATGTCAGGACATTTGACTGGGCAGTCATGACGAGAAGAGCTTTCAAAAAAGGATATATGCTCCAGAAGGAAGACGTCTATACCGCTCTTATGGAGAGCAGCCGCATACCAAAGGATGCAATCAGGGTTGGCGATCAGGTTGTCGGAACGGTGATGAGCCGGTCAGTGATGGGCAATGTGCCGCTGGTGGCCGTCATGGTGCAGGAATCTCAGCTGCTCAAACGGGGCAGGAGAGTGATGATCGTTGCAGAGGCAGAAGGGTTTTCGATCTTTGCAAAAGGTGAACTCAGGGAAAACAGCCGTGTCGGCCATGACGTGAAAGTGGTGAACCTTGACTCGAAAAAGATCATTGTGGGCCGGCTGATAAACGAAAATACGGTAAAGGTGGTGTTCTGA
- a CDS encoding flagellar basal body L-ring protein FlgH — MKKREMANSADSAALQEKMHKDAFPRLIISLLLLITAYYMLFFLTGCATTPDLPPHPPKYVYREEKVAQSSVNSLWHDTASLYEDRKARRLNDLVTINVVENITASGKATTKTSRDSSSGFAMTDLFGMNKDFNIQNLPLIKDFYKGNSAAGPQLPFTPSLSGTATSAFDGKGDTSREGKLIGTITAKVVEVMPNGTLVLESRKDTTINKEKQTLVLRGMIRPDDILPDNSILSSYVADAQIFYVGQGVLQEKQSPGWLTRIMDQVWPF; from the coding sequence ATGAAAAAGAGAGAGATGGCCAATAGCGCTGACTCGGCAGCTCTGCAGGAAAAGATGCATAAGGATGCCTTCCCAAGACTGATCATCTCCCTGCTCCTGCTCATTACCGCCTACTACATGCTCTTTTTTCTTACAGGCTGCGCAACGACTCCTGACCTGCCGCCGCATCCGCCCAAATACGTTTATCGGGAAGAGAAGGTTGCCCAGTCTTCAGTCAATTCGCTCTGGCATGATACGGCCAGCCTGTATGAAGACAGAAAGGCCAGAAGACTGAATGACCTTGTAACGATTAATGTCGTCGAGAACATCACGGCATCAGGGAAGGCCACCACGAAGACATCGCGGGACTCTTCCTCCGGCTTTGCGATGACGGATCTGTTTGGCATGAACAAGGATTTCAATATCCAGAACCTGCCTCTTATCAAGGACTTTTATAAGGGGAATAGTGCAGCTGGCCCGCAGCTGCCTTTCACTCCATCGTTGAGCGGCACGGCAACATCAGCCTTTGACGGCAAGGGAGACACTTCGCGTGAAGGCAAGTTGATAGGCACCATCACGGCCAAAGTGGTCGAGGTGATGCCCAACGGCACCCTGGTGCTTGAATCGAGGAAAGACACAACCATTAACAAGGAGAAGCAGACCCTTGTGCTCAGGGGCATGATCAGACCTGATGATATTCTGCCCGACAACTCGATCCTGAGCAGCTACGTTGCCGATGCCCAGATATTCTACGTTGGCCAGGGTGTACTGCAGGAAAAGCAGAGCCCCGGATGGCTCACCAGGATAATGGACCAGGTATGGCCATTCTGA
- a CDS encoding flagellar basal body P-ring protein FlgI, with protein sequence MQNTEDRSQNKVPRPTKAACFFLVCLLSSLFYLLPSSAYAERIKDIASFEGVRTNQVIGYGLVVGLDGSGDKGNATLQSVANMLKGSGISVKINDIKAKNVAAVMVTATLPPFPKPGVRIDALVSTIGDAKSLQGGTLLLTPLKGSDGSVYALGQGPVSIGGFIGGGAGTTVQKNHLTTGKVPEGVTIEKDPNFSLGNGREIKIFLSKPDFATASEVVKKINDNLSGEFATTIDPSAIKLRIPDEYKAKLVELISRIEALAVSVDVPAKVVINERTGTVVIGDKVKIAPVAIAHGALTIEIKTDYKVSQPPSFAPESATTVVVPQTNVSVKEQKASLMEVSGVTLGEVVKGLNALGVTPRDLISILQALKAAGALRAELEII encoded by the coding sequence ATGCAGAATACGGAAGACAGAAGTCAGAATAAAGTCCCAAGGCCGACAAAAGCTGCCTGTTTTTTTCTTGTCTGTCTTCTGTCTTCTTTATTCTATCTTCTTCCCTCTTCCGCTTATGCAGAGCGCATCAAGGATATTGCCAGTTTTGAGGGGGTAAGGACAAACCAGGTGATTGGCTACGGTCTTGTCGTGGGCCTTGATGGCTCCGGCGACAAAGGCAATGCAACCCTTCAGAGCGTAGCGAATATGCTGAAGGGTTCCGGTATATCCGTAAAGATCAATGATATCAAGGCAAAAAACGTCGCCGCTGTCATGGTGACCGCTACACTGCCACCCTTTCCAAAGCCCGGAGTCCGTATCGACGCATTGGTCTCGACGATCGGCGATGCAAAGAGCCTGCAGGGAGGCACGCTGCTTCTGACACCCCTTAAAGGGTCTGACGGCAGTGTCTATGCGCTTGGCCAGGGGCCTGTCTCTATCGGCGGGTTCATAGGCGGGGGCGCCGGCACAACGGTTCAGAAAAACCACCTGACAACAGGCAAGGTGCCCGAGGGTGTTACGATCGAAAAAGATCCGAACTTCAGTCTTGGCAATGGCAGGGAGATCAAGATCTTCCTCAGCAAGCCGGACTTTGCAACTGCATCAGAAGTGGTGAAGAAGATTAACGACAACCTCTCCGGAGAATTCGCTACGACCATTGACCCCTCTGCCATAAAACTCAGGATACCTGATGAGTATAAAGCGAAGTTGGTTGAACTCATATCGCGCATCGAAGCGCTTGCCGTTTCTGTGGATGTGCCGGCCAAGGTTGTAATAAACGAAAGGACCGGTACGGTCGTTATCGGCGACAAAGTGAAGATTGCCCCGGTCGCAATTGCGCATGGAGCATTGACGATCGAGATAAAAACGGACTACAAGGTCTCCCAGCCGCCTTCTTTTGCCCCGGAAAGTGCGACTACCGTTGTTGTTCCACAGACGAATGTCTCGGTGAAGGAGCAGAAGGCGTCTCTCATGGAGGTTTCAGGCGTAACGCTTGGCGAGGTTGTCAAAGGGCTGAACGCTCTGGGCGTAACGCCGCGTGACCTGATCTCGATCCTTCAGGCGCTGAAGGCGGCCGGCGCATTGAGGGCGGAGCTGGAGATCATATGA
- a CDS encoding peptidoglycan DD-metalloendopeptidase family protein — protein MISKPIVSDQQSAVSSQLQHRNIEELKGRKDPEALQAAAKELEALFAYEMIKAMRATTETDKGGFGKDTYMSLFDTELSRIFADRGLGLKEHLLKGLNRQAAKGTQQSAVSAQPTVISPQRSAISGQEKKAEILTPNPPSPIPVSVEPNIPVDGVISSKFGMRKHPLHGDGRFHQGMDIAAPAGTEVYPYQGGKVVFSGEQSGYGNTIVIDHGNGYTTKYAHNRVNLVKTGDLVDEDTVLAEVGSTGLSTGPHLHFEVRKNGKSLDPATVLALK, from the coding sequence ATGATCAGCAAGCCGATTGTCAGCGATCAGCAATCAGCCGTCAGCTCCCAGCTTCAGCACAGGAATATTGAGGAGCTGAAGGGCAGGAAAGACCCTGAGGCGCTTCAGGCTGCGGCAAAAGAGCTTGAGGCCCTTTTTGCCTATGAGATGATAAAGGCCATGAGAGCTACGACAGAAACAGATAAAGGCGGATTTGGCAAGGACACCTACATGAGCCTCTTTGACACGGAGCTTTCGAGAATTTTTGCAGACCGCGGCCTTGGGCTGAAGGAGCATCTTCTGAAAGGATTAAACAGGCAGGCTGCAAAGGGGACTCAGCAATCAGCAGTCTCTGCTCAGCCAACAGTGATCAGTCCACAGCGATCAGCCATCAGCGGGCAGGAGAAGAAAGCAGAAATACTGACCCCCAACCCCCCATCCCCAATCCCTGTCTCGGTAGAACCAAATATCCCTGTGGACGGTGTTATCAGCTCGAAATTCGGCATGAGAAAGCATCCTCTGCATGGTGACGGCAGGTTTCATCAAGGCATGGATATCGCAGCTCCTGCAGGCACCGAGGTCTATCCCTACCAGGGCGGCAAGGTGGTTTTCAGCGGGGAACAGTCTGGTTATGGCAATACGATTGTTATTGATCATGGCAATGGATACACCACGAAATATGCCCATAACAGGGTAAATCTGGTAAAGACAGGCGACCTGGTTGACGAAGATACCGTGCTTGCCGAGGTAGGAAGCACAGGGCTCTCGACCGGCCCACATCTGCATTTTGAGGTCAGGAAAAACGGGAAATCTCTTGATCCGGCAACGGTCCTTGCGCTCAAATGA
- the flgM gene encoding flagellar biosynthesis anti-sigma factor FlgM yields the protein MKVYGNKPPEQQDASGKTQKVPKADQVLGSGSVQKISPVDKVDLSGKAKGMAEMTSAINQMPEIRTEKVEAIGKSVNDGTYKIDPEKVASKMIDEMI from the coding sequence ATGAAGGTTTACGGTAACAAGCCGCCTGAACAACAGGATGCGTCAGGCAAGACACAGAAGGTCCCAAAGGCCGATCAGGTCCTTGGAAGCGGATCGGTCCAGAAGATCAGCCCTGTTGACAAGGTCGATCTCTCAGGGAAGGCAAAAGGTATGGCCGAGATGACGAGCGCCATTAACCAGATGCCTGAGATCCGTACCGAGAAGGTCGAAGCGATCGGCAAGTCAGTCAATGATGGCACCTATAAGATTGACCCTGAAAAAGTCGCGTCGAAAATGATTGACGAAATGATATGA
- the flgN gene encoding flagellar export chaperone FlgN, translating to MKQEDAVARILDEQVVGYKMLLELLQRERLCLIDLDGGAVEALYKEKDVLILRLRLLEEERIRLMKDLGKGDLTLQKLGEMTGNNAFLDVRSKLRSLVQAIEELNNFNRLLIERSLSYFRNNAGFFSTFGFHEGMPRKGMLVSRET from the coding sequence ATGAAACAGGAAGATGCCGTTGCCAGGATTCTGGATGAGCAGGTCGTTGGATATAAGATGCTCCTTGAGCTTCTGCAGAGGGAACGGCTCTGTCTTATTGACCTGGATGGCGGTGCAGTCGAAGCGCTCTACAAAGAGAAGGATGTGCTTATCCTGAGACTCAGGCTTCTCGAGGAGGAACGGATAAGGCTCATGAAAGATCTTGGCAAAGGCGATCTGACTCTTCAGAAACTTGGAGAAATGACCGGTAACAATGCATTTCTCGATGTCCGGTCAAAGCTCAGATCATTGGTGCAGGCAATAGAAGAACTGAACAACTTTAACAGGCTTCTTATTGAGCGCTCGCTCAGCTACTTCAGAAACAATGCAGGATTTTTTAGTACCTTTGGCTTTCATGAAGGCATGCCCCGGAAGGGTATGCTCGTTTCCCGGGAGACATAA